One Fusobacterium ulcerans DNA segment encodes these proteins:
- a CDS encoding adenylate kinase, translating into MIILIGGSSHTGKTLMAQKLLEKYKFPYLSIDHLKMGLIRSGKTNLTPENDEELTDYLWPIVREMIKTAVENRQNLIVEGCYIPFDWKKDFEDKYLEHMRYFCLIMAEKYIQKNFSKIKGYANIIEKRVDDSACTKEMMIEENIKNFEMCQKYDCDYILIDDEYVIEI; encoded by the coding sequence ATGATTATATTGATTGGAGGAAGTTCACATACTGGAAAAACACTCATGGCACAAAAATTATTAGAAAAATATAAATTTCCCTATCTTTCTATTGATCATTTGAAAATGGGATTGATAAGAAGTGGAAAAACTAATCTTACTCCTGAGAATGATGAGGAACTGACTGATTATCTTTGGCCCATTGTCAGAGAAATGATAAAGACAGCAGTTGAAAATAGACAAAATCTTATAGTAGAAGGATGTTATATACCATTTGACTGGAAGAAAGATTTTGAAGATAAATATTTGGAACATATGAGATACTTTTGTCTTATTATGGCAGAGAAATATATTCAAAAAAATTTTTCTAAGATTAAAGGATATGCAAATATTATTGAAAAAAGAGTTGATGATTCAGCTTGCACAAAGGAAATGATGATAGAAGAAAATATTAAAAATTTTGAAATGTGTCAGAAATATGATTGTGACTATATATTAATAGATGATGAATATGTGATAGAAATCTAA
- a CDS encoding glutathione ABC transporter substrate-binding protein, with product MNKKLLTLLTITVLTLSSFTLQAKETKLVVAQNSDAKSLNPQVSNDIPTHRVNINIYDRLIEKDKDMNLVPGLAESWEQVDPLTLVLKIRKGVKFHNGDPLTVGDVVFSLKQATEAPSLMAYFGDLDKIEAIDENTVKITTKVPYGPLVNYLAHVGAGIMSEKAVKAGGSDYGQHPVGTGPFMFVSWTSGDRIVLKANPNYYKGKPGVDSLIFRVIPEGTNRTIALETQEADIAYDIDPIDMDMVKNNPKLKVDQNSAMSMTYLGFNTQRPPFDKKEVRQAIAYATDVDSIIDAVFLKAAKKANSPVSPNVFGYNKDAKLYTQNIAKAKELLAKAGYPNGFKARIWTNDKSVRKDTAVILQDQLKQIGIDVQIEVLEWGSYLDRVAKGEHDMFILGWSSSADSDSAMYALFHSKNLGGAGNRTFYKNPKVDELLDKARESTVPEERIKYYKEIQDIVQEDLPMFALVYPDEITGMQKNVEGFVFHPEGTHYLAPVTKK from the coding sequence ATGAATAAAAAACTACTTACTCTGCTCACAATAACAGTCCTCACATTATCAAGCTTTACTCTTCAAGCAAAAGAAACAAAACTTGTAGTTGCACAAAACTCAGATGCAAAAAGTCTAAACCCTCAGGTTTCAAATGATATTCCTACTCATAGAGTAAATATAAATATCTATGACAGACTTATTGAAAAGGATAAAGACATGAATTTAGTACCTGGATTGGCTGAAAGCTGGGAACAGGTAGACCCTCTTACTCTTGTATTAAAAATAAGAAAAGGGGTTAAATTCCATAATGGAGATCCTCTTACAGTTGGAGATGTAGTATTCAGTTTAAAACAGGCTACAGAAGCTCCTTCTTTAATGGCATATTTTGGTGACCTTGATAAAATAGAAGCTATTGATGAAAATACAGTTAAAATAACAACTAAAGTCCCTTATGGACCTCTTGTTAACTACTTAGCCCATGTAGGTGCTGGTATAATGAGTGAAAAAGCTGTAAAAGCTGGTGGAAGTGACTATGGACAACATCCAGTAGGAACTGGGCCATTCATGTTTGTATCTTGGACTTCTGGAGACAGAATAGTTTTAAAAGCTAACCCTAATTATTACAAAGGGAAACCAGGGGTAGATTCATTGATATTCAGAGTTATTCCAGAGGGAACAAACAGAACAATAGCTCTTGAAACTCAGGAAGCTGATATAGCCTATGATATAGATCCTATTGATATGGATATGGTAAAAAATAACCCAAAACTAAAAGTTGATCAGAATTCTGCTATGAGTATGACATATCTTGGTTTTAATACTCAGAGACCTCCTTTTGATAAAAAAGAAGTTAGACAAGCTATAGCTTATGCAACTGATGTTGATAGTATCATTGATGCTGTTTTCTTAAAAGCTGCTAAAAAAGCTAATTCACCTGTATCACCTAATGTATTTGGGTACAACAAAGATGCTAAGCTTTATACTCAAAATATAGCTAAAGCAAAAGAATTGCTTGCTAAAGCTGGATATCCTAATGGGTTTAAAGCTAGAATATGGACAAATGATAAAAGTGTAAGAAAAGATACAGCAGTTATCCTTCAAGATCAACTTAAACAAATCGGTATAGATGTACAAATTGAAGTTCTTGAATGGGGTTCTTACTTAGATAGAGTTGCCAAAGGAGAACATGATATGTTTATACTTGGATGGTCTTCTAGTGCTGACTCTGACTCAGCTATGTATGCTTTATTCCACTCTAAAAACTTAGGTGGAGCTGGAAACAGAACTTTCTATAAAAACCCAAAAGTTGACGAACTTCTTGATAAAGCAAGAGAAAGTACAGTTCCTGAAGAAAGAATCAAATATTATAAAGAGATTCAGGATATAGTTCAGGAAGATCTTCCTATGTTTGCACTTGTTTATCCTGATGAAATTACAGGAATGCAGAAAAATGTGGAAGGATTTGTTTTCCACCCAGAGGGAACACACTATCTTGCACCAGTTACAAAAAAATAA
- the mfd gene encoding transcription-repair coupling factor — protein sequence MITEYRGRIPFLLKDIKGNIVYLCSSNKNIEDYYNTLSDFYDGKILKIESSYENEEFEKLNYDLLKLLKSKNKFAILISLEAFLRDYALEGDKLSFKKGKEMSIAKIQEDLVRNKYDKVYMIEKRMQYSVRGDILDIFSSDGDYPVRIEFFGDEIERIAYFDLESQKSIEILDSINVYINNNKNGKISFFDLVKNSKTKGLKIYFENNELLRYKLEENIIREREEEEKFRGRFNELLETGEEVEIKRFSEEEIKKFEDYDYIKKLSQKENILLMSEEEKRYKEIFENYNIEIERYPHYEGYREKDRLILTDRELKGIKVKREAKEKVNLKYKDVSQIRENDFIIHENYGVGIYQGIETMNGQDYLKIKYADEDKLFVPVEGINKIEKYVSTPGVIPDIYQLGRRGFKRKRQKLEEEMVAFAKEIIEIQAKRAFEKGYAFSHDTVWQEEFEESFPYKETASQLKAIEDVKRDMESDRIMDRVVCGDVGYGKTEIALRAAFKASIDGKQVVVMVPTTVLAQQHYERFTERFKNYPVSIEILSRLKSEKEQKEVLKKISAGTIDIVIGTHRILSSDVKFKDLGLVVIDEEQKFGVKAKEQLKKLKNKIDMITLTATPIPRTLNLSLLGIRDLSVIDTPPEGRKPIETMFIDKDDKKLKEIIMSEIAREGQVFYIFNSVKNIEKKTHELRKLLPNYLKLDYIHGQMLPKEIKNKIKDFENGDIDMLISTTIIENGIDIENANTMIIDGVEKLGLSQIYQLRGRIGRGRRKGYCYLLTKEHQTKKAKEREESIKNLGDSGGGFQLSLEDMRIRGAGEILGDKQHGALETFGYNLYIKMLNEEIQRIKGNAPEEEVEMEIKIDMPAFIPDEYIEKDEKIVIYRRAAELKTQEELKELESEVRDRFGNPPREVVNLFYYIGVKIKARELGISVIRQEKNGFFVRFLSEKVNIEKISQMMTMGNLKYLNREEGVFYRGNINRFFNEYEGVM from the coding sequence ATGATAACAGAATATAGAGGAAGGATACCTTTCCTGCTCAAAGACATAAAAGGAAACATAGTATATCTATGCTCATCCAACAAGAACATTGAGGATTATTATAATACCCTCAGTGATTTTTATGATGGAAAAATTTTAAAAATTGAAAGCAGTTATGAAAATGAGGAATTTGAAAAACTTAATTATGACCTTCTTAAACTTTTAAAATCTAAAAATAAATTTGCTATACTCATATCTTTAGAAGCATTTCTCAGAGACTATGCACTAGAGGGAGATAAACTTTCTTTTAAAAAAGGGAAGGAGATGAGCATAGCTAAAATACAGGAAGATCTTGTAAGAAATAAATATGATAAAGTATATATGATTGAAAAAAGAATGCAGTACAGTGTAAGAGGGGATATTTTAGATATCTTTTCAAGTGATGGAGACTATCCTGTAAGAATTGAATTTTTTGGAGATGAGATAGAGAGAATAGCATATTTTGATCTTGAAAGCCAAAAGAGTATAGAAATACTTGATAGTATCAATGTGTATATAAACAATAATAAGAATGGAAAAATATCTTTTTTTGATTTGGTTAAAAACAGCAAAACAAAAGGTTTAAAGATATATTTTGAAAATAATGAATTGTTGAGATATAAATTAGAAGAAAATATAATTAGAGAGAGAGAAGAAGAAGAAAAGTTTCGAGGAAGATTTAATGAACTTCTGGAAACAGGTGAGGAAGTAGAGATAAAAAGATTCTCAGAGGAAGAGATAAAGAAATTTGAGGACTATGATTATATAAAAAAATTGAGTCAGAAAGAAAATATACTTCTGATGTCAGAAGAGGAAAAGAGATATAAAGAAATATTTGAAAATTATAATATTGAGATAGAGAGATATCCTCACTATGAAGGATATAGAGAAAAAGACAGACTGATTCTCACTGACAGAGAGCTAAAAGGAATCAAGGTAAAAAGAGAAGCAAAGGAAAAGGTAAATTTAAAATATAAAGATGTATCTCAAATCAGAGAAAATGACTTTATAATTCATGAAAATTATGGAGTAGGTATCTATCAAGGGATAGAAACTATGAATGGACAGGATTATTTAAAGATAAAGTATGCTGATGAAGATAAGCTTTTTGTACCAGTTGAAGGCATAAATAAAATTGAAAAGTATGTATCTACTCCTGGAGTAATTCCTGATATATATCAATTAGGGAGAAGAGGGTTTAAAAGAAAAAGACAGAAGCTGGAAGAGGAAATGGTAGCTTTTGCTAAAGAAATCATTGAGATACAGGCAAAGAGAGCTTTTGAAAAGGGATATGCTTTTTCTCATGATACAGTGTGGCAGGAGGAATTTGAAGAAAGTTTTCCATATAAAGAGACAGCTTCACAATTAAAAGCTATAGAAGATGTCAAAAGAGATATGGAATCAGATAGAATAATGGATAGGGTAGTCTGTGGAGATGTGGGATATGGTAAGACAGAGATAGCTTTGAGAGCAGCTTTTAAAGCGTCCATAGATGGGAAACAGGTAGTTGTTATGGTGCCTACCACAGTACTTGCACAACAGCATTATGAGAGATTTACAGAAAGATTCAAAAACTATCCTGTAAGTATTGAAATATTGAGCAGATTAAAAAGTGAAAAAGAGCAGAAAGAGGTACTTAAAAAAATATCAGCAGGAACTATTGATATAGTAATAGGTACTCACAGAATACTTTCATCAGATGTAAAATTTAAAGATTTAGGTCTTGTGGTAATAGACGAAGAACAGAAATTTGGTGTAAAAGCTAAGGAACAGCTGAAAAAACTGAAAAATAAAATAGATATGATAACCCTTACAGCGACACCTATTCCAAGAACATTGAACCTTTCATTGTTGGGAATAAGAGATCTTTCTGTAATAGATACACCTCCAGAAGGAAGAAAGCCTATTGAGACAATGTTTATAGATAAAGATGATAAAAAACTAAAAGAGATAATCATGAGTGAAATAGCCAGAGAAGGTCAGGTTTTCTATATATTCAATTCTGTGAAAAATATAGAAAAGAAGACTCATGAGCTTAGAAAACTTCTTCCAAATTATCTGAAACTGGACTATATTCATGGACAGATGCTTCCAAAAGAGATAAAAAACAAGATAAAAGATTTTGAAAATGGGGATATAGATATGCTCATATCCACTACTATAATTGAAAATGGTATAGATATAGAAAATGCAAATACTATGATAATAGATGGAGTGGAAAAACTGGGATTGTCACAGATATATCAGCTGAGAGGGCGTATAGGAAGAGGAAGGAGAAAGGGATACTGCTATCTTCTTACTAAAGAGCATCAGACAAAGAAAGCTAAAGAAAGAGAAGAATCTATTAAAAATCTGGGAGATTCAGGTGGAGGATTCCAGCTATCTCTTGAAGATATGAGAATAAGGGGAGCTGGAGAGATACTTGGAGACAAGCAGCATGGAGCTCTTGAGACTTTCGGATATAACTTGTATATAAAAATGCTGAATGAAGAGATACAGCGTATCAAAGGAAATGCTCCAGAAGAAGAGGTAGAGATGGAGATAAAAATAGATATGCCAGCATTTATTCCTGATGAATATATAGAAAAAGATGAAAAGATAGTGATTTACAGAAGAGCAGCTGAATTAAAAACTCAAGAGGAATTAAAAGAACTTGAGTCTGAAGTAAGGGATAGATTTGGAAATCCTCCAAGAGAGGTAGTAAATCTTTTCTACTATATAGGAGTTAAGATTAAAGCTAGAGAGCTGGGAATTTCTGTAATAAGACAGGAAAAAAATGGGTTCTTTGTAAGATTTTTAAGTGAAAAAGTAAATATAGAAAAAATATCTCAAATGATGACAATGGGAAATCTAAAATATCTCAATAGAGAGGAAGGGGTATTCTATAGAGGGAATATCAATAGATTTTTTAATGAGTATGAGGGAGTGATGTAA